The following nucleotide sequence is from Aphelocoma coerulescens isolate FSJ_1873_10779 chromosome 9, UR_Acoe_1.0, whole genome shotgun sequence.
GAGACATGAAATGCATAGGATGCAGTGCACAAGTCAGGCAAAAAGGCCTGGTATCTTAGTTTTCTTGCAGTGTTTTCAGTTGCCATACCTCCAGGAACTTCTGAAACAAGTGGATATGAATCCTGAATGTCATCTATATGCATGTTATCAGTACAAAAAGTACCTTTCTGATGTTCTTGCTGGCTCTTCTCACCAGTGAAGTCAATGACCACGGCACGACCCTCAATCTCTGTGCCCTGTTTCTCCTCCAGAGCTTTGTTTGCCTCAGCTTCTGTTTTAAATTCAACATAGGCCATCCTACAGCACAGAAAAGAATGTAAGCTTATGCCTCCATCCAGGAGCGACTAAGTTCATGAATGAGGGAGGGAaagacataaaagaaaaatgctgcagaaagTAGTACAGCTAATGCAGCACGTTCCTTAAGGCAGCCAAAGGACATGTAATCTTATCAGAATATGCCAAGTGCTAAAGGAACAGCAAACACACAACAGTCCTCTCAGCTACACACCCTTTGCTGCTGCCATCCTTGTTCATCACTATCCGGACTTCCAGCGCATTTTCAAACACCTCCCTGATTTCATCCTCAGTTAAGCGGTAGGGCAGGTTCTTCaaaaacagtgttctggcaTCTCTCTCTGCAAAGACAGAAAGGTTACTTTCATGTTACCAGCTAAAAATCCCTCCTCATTCTACACTGCCAGTTCAGTGAGACTCAGCAAGTTGAtccagcagaaattaacagCATGCATTCACATTTTCAGAAACTGCAAAAGCAACTATAACAAAAGTTAATGAAACTACTGTACTTCTCCTTAAGGGCATGAAGTTCAAAAAACAGGTCTTAAAGTTTcagaaagaaacacatttcttcCTCAGCCCTCCCAATATGCACTTTTTCTTGGGATCACATTTGCAGATATTCCAGTCTAAACTTGCGTATCTGTATGTCAGCATTTTAGAAACTGTTTATTACGCAGAGCCCAAAACAGGCAGATCTGCCATGAGAGAGCAGAATAGCAGCCATCAGTAACACTTCAAGCCCCCATTGTGACTTTTCTTTGATGTCCACAGGTATTCAGAGTTACAAGCCataccttttttgttttctttaatagtttccttgctctttgctttttccagttTGATTTCCGAACCCATTAACTTCTTTCCATTCATTTGGAGAGCTTTTTCCAGATCCTCAGCAGATGAGAAGTCCACATAGCCAAACCGCCTGAAAGAACAGCATCCTTGAGATCTCAGCTGATCCATCTCTGGCAGCAGAAACCATGAACAGAAACCCAACAGCAGAGACCCACTGGTCAAGTTCCAGGCAAAGTTAAACCCTCATCAGTACCGTGGCTCTTCCATTACTACCAAGCAACCACTGCAGCATCTTGGGGGAACCAGCACACTTGCACCCCTCCAAACAAATTACtgcaaattaaaagaaataagcaGTAAAATTCTACTGATGAACTCACTTGGAAGCACCGATTCTGACATCTAGAACTTCAATATTCTTCTTCCCAAAGAATTCTCTGAGGCCAGTCTTCAGCTCGTCATACTCCTTGGTGCAGACCAAATTTCCAACAAATATGGAGAAAGCTGATGTGGGCCCTTTAAATGaaaagataagaaaacaaaGGTTTTTTAAGGCTGCTTTTTAAACTGGGAGCCAGACTCCAGACAGCTTTAGCACATCAGGTTTTGCTCAAAAGTGACATCATATTTCAGTATTAAGTCCCTTATAATCATCATTTGTGCTGGGAAACCCCACCCCTGACATCACGGACCTTCACAGTTAACACTCCTCACGCAACAGAGCCCAATCACAGTCCATCAAACAAGCATCTTTTGGTGATTCCACACCACTTaccatctgttttctttttcttggccTCTGGTGCACTTTTATTggccatttctttctttctctttccaggTGCTTCCTTGACAGGTTCtgtgacagaaaacaaaacaacactgaaaaataCAGAACTTTTCCTACACTGAATCAAAACAGGAGCAATTATCTTTACACCAGTCATACACAAGACCTTCTCTTGTCACTCAGCAACTGCTCCTCAGCCCAAAAGACCATTACAGGACAACATTTTTGCTCAGCCATCTTTCCTGTTATTAAAGAATTATGGTCTCAAAAACATTTAAACTCACTTTCATCCTCACTTTCCTCCTCGgcatcctcttcatcctcctcctcttcatcatcCTCTTCATCGTCATCCTCTTCAtcgtcttcctcatcttcagaTTCTGCTGCCTTGGCTTTCACTGGTGCAGCCTTGGCTGGAGTGGTTTTCTTCACTGGAACAGGGGCTGTGTCCATGGCCTCATCTTCAGACTCTGAAACAGTATTCAGACAATTCCACATTAAGCTCCTTTTGAaactaagaaaacaaaatgctgtTAAGCAAAATGTTTCTCACGCCCCCTTTAAGTTTGTATGCTCTCAGGAAAAGTTCGATACAGTTAATTTTTACAAAAGCTGTCTCTCTCCCTCGAGTTttactacattaaaaaaaaccttaataCCTGTTCACCAAGAGTAAGAACTTTTACTAACAGTAGGGAAATTAGCATCCATTCAGCAACATGGACAATAGCAACCAGCTAAAAccagctgggcacacactgCATCACTCCCACTATCCACTAAgttacccccctcccccagatTCCTTTGAAGTGTTTAATAATTAAGCATCTTATACCATCCTCTTCATCATCCTCCTCATCGtcctcttcatcctcatcctcctcctcagatTCCTGCTTTGCTGGCACAACTGCAGGCTTTTTGGCTGGTACTGCTGCAGGCTTTTTGGCTGCAGGCTTCACAGGCATTGGTGGTTCCTCTTCCTCATCTGCACCAACAGTACAACAAGTCTTTACTAGTAAGGTTCAAAGGACGAGTGGTATAAGTAAAAAAAGTACTTAAGAGCTTCTCAAAATTTTGCCCGAAAGTTCAAGAAAGAGCAATCAAGAAACTAGGAGATGCTTTACAGGCTGTGTGtgaggcagctgcagcccaagttCTCCTCCAAACTCCACCCATTGCCCACCTCTCCTTCCTAACGCCTTTTTAATCAATgaaacccccccctccccaagtaTTAAATCATACAATGACTTGATTGAACCAGCTTTAGTCAACGTATATTTCAAAAGTAACTTACCAGAATCAtcttcttcatcctcctcctcctcctcttcctcctcctcatcatcatcttcgtcatcatcttcatcttcactCTCCTCCTTCTTAGcattctttccattttttgcTCCTTTGGTTAGGACTGCAGCCTTTTTAGGAGTTGGAGCAACAGCCTTTTTGGGCTGTGGGGTAGCCACAACCTTCTTTGCAGGTGTAATTGCCTTTTTCACAGGAGTAGCAACTTTTTTTGCAGGAGTTGCAGCCTTCTTGGCTGGAGTAACAGCAACTTTCTGTGGTTTCTTCTGGGGGATCATCTGAAAGACACATTAGTGTGAAACTCATGCCGGCCTTTTTAAGCTACCATTACTTCACTATCAGACAAACATACAGCAACTGCAGTCTAAAGCATATCCTTTGGACAGTTTCTGTTAAGGTACCTTAACTGCCCATCCTGATGAATCAATAAAGTTCAAACCCAGCTTGTTCATGCTTTTAAGAGCCTACTTATGGAACACTAAAACACCTCCAAATTCCCTGGTCCTGAAGCAAGACCAGTGATCTTTTAATAGCATTCAGAGTTTCGAAATTTTTACACTTGCACATTATCTGCATGTGACAAACCTCATATTGCTCGTTACTAGGGTAATTAAGTACCCACTTGCTTATTAGCTTTCCAACAGCTTTAAGACCCCAGCAGTACTTCCAAAAGCCTGGAAGTACAAACTTAGCAGCTGAGCTAGTTTTCCCCACGCTGCTTTGGCCTTATAAAATGCAGTTTATTCTTTAGCCAGTTTAGTGAGGAACACCGACTGTTTATTAATGTCCTGTAACAGTGTAACCCACAACCCTCTTGGCACTTCTGTAACACGTGCATCCTTCTGACTTTATCTCTAGATCAATCACCTCTTCTCCGCTGCTTTCCTCTAGGTCAGAGGACTCCTCTTCCTCGCTTTCCTCAAACTTTTTCGGGGGAGGagccatttttttctgtttgaccTGATTCTTCGGGGTCTGAAAGAGAGGGCGAACAGCACGTTTAGCTCCCGTGCACACCCGGGTTCTGCGAGCGCTCGCTCCGGCAGACAATTGTCCCCACCACGTGGccgccccccccgccgccgcggcGTTCAAGAGCCCgtccgggggctgcggggccttGCCCGCCGGTGTGCGGGGCCTTTCCAGGGGCGCGGGGGAGCGCGCTCCCATGTGCTTGCTGTCCCCGCGCCCCACGTGGCCGCACTGTGACGTAGCCCCGCCCCCCATCCCGCGCGCGCTCGGACGCGGGGCCCACCCGCGTCCCTCACACACACGGACCCGCACCCCGcacccctctcccctcccgccccgcgccccccgtcCGCGGCCGGCGCACGGAGCAGAGCGGGACGGGGGCGCTTGAAACCGCTGCGGCCGGGCCCGCGGCCCCTCCCCTCGCCGCCATCTTCACGGCGAGGGAGACCAGGCCTGGAGCCACCGCGCGGCCCGAGCGCACAGCGGCGAGAAGgcggcccggctccctcccCCATACGCCGCCATCCGCACCCTCCCGCCTCGGCATGGCGGCgtccgcccgccgcccgcccgccggctGCGCTCCGGGACGCTTACCTTGGTGATCTTCACCATGATGGCGGCGGTGCCTGGCGGAGcaggggcggcggccgggctgtgtcgggagcggggcgggcgcgtccggcgcggcggcggcgcgggggggatcgggccgcgggcgggcggcgggagcggcggggacgcgcgggcggccgggccgggcactGACACGAAAGAGCGAGCGCGCGCCCCTTCCGCCCCCTTTCCTAGCCCCGCGCCAGACCccgcccccaccgcccccgccccggccaaTCGCCGCTCGCGCCGCGCCGCCCGGCCAATCGCAGCCCCCGCCCCTCGAGCCGCCGCGCCAATCGCCGGCGCTCTGCCGTCAGCCAACCGGAGGGCGCGTTACAGCCCCGGGGCCGTGCGGCGGGGGGCGAGCGCGGGGGGACTCAGCGCCCGCCCGGGAGCACTCGGCGTCAGCCAATGAGAGGGAAGCAGCTCGGCGCCTGCGCGCTGATTGGGCGGCGTGGCCGGGCCTAGGAAGAGCACGTGGCGGCCGGCGGCCACgtggtggggccgggcggggtcccgggggtcccgggggtcccgcggCCGGGAGCGGCCCTGCCATTCCCCCGCAATCCCGGCTGCCCCGGACGGACCTGCGGCACCTCGGCGCGGAACTCTGCCCGAGCACGCGTTTGCCTTACTTTTGGATTTGCCCCAGCGCTGTCTCTGCCCCAGTGCTTTCTTCACCTCACCCGGCATCCCCTCCGCGACCCTCGGGAGGCACTAAGCACCCGTGGACAGTTTGAGGAAGCATCCGTAGGAGCCGgtcagcctgctgctgctgaggttgCAGTTGGCAGAGAAGCACTCTGTAGTTGCCACCCTCTTCTGCTTCAGGCTGGGAGAAAAGGCCCAAAgcggaagaaaaaaataagcccGTGCTTGCCTGGTGGATGCTTTTGAATTCAGTCACTGCAAGAAGACAtcacctttctccctgtggAATTTTTCTGCAGTAGCCATAAAGTCAGGGTAGGAATAACCCCAGGGCAGAATGCAGCACCCCTGTTTCACTTGCCActctgctggcagggctgagTGCTGCCTTGCCCCTACCTGGCACAGAGTGGCCTTCATTGCTGGGGTTTTCCCACTGCCCTACATCCCCTACCACTTCAAACTGGGCAGCCAGCCAGCTCCTGGGGACTCCTGACTCCGACATGTGTGACTCTAGCAATTTGCCCTTCCAAGGCCTACTTGACATAAGCACCTGACTTGGGGAACACAAGATCCTAGTGAGCTctaaagaaaaaatgcagactCCCAATGAAAGCCATCCTGCAGGGCCCTGATGCCCTTGAGGGGACACCCCAGGATTGTTCAGTGCCACCTGAAGCAAGGGACACACTGTGGGTGAGGCAATATACCTGGCTCCTAGGCTGTCCTAGTgcctctttctcctctgctgGGTAAGGAGAGGCAGTTTCCAGGCAAGCTGAGCCATAGCTAAGAGCACCTGCTCAGTGAGAGGTGATGGGATCAATCAGCTTCTCCAGGAGTAAGCTAAGCCTGTGGAGAGCCTGCCACCATCAGCCAAtatggggagggaaggagctgcaACATAGTGGGGTACTGCCCATGTCCTGGTCACGTACATGCAGGCAGATGGGGCTCCCAGCTGGGAAAACCCCTTGTGTAGGGCAGCTGGACTCCTGTGAAATAGCAACGTCTGGCTCATGTCCCACTGTGTGCTGCAgaagctgtccccaggtgcatGGGGGACAGTGACACAGACCAAGTGTGGCCCAAGGGGGTGCAGAGTGATGGAATAGAGGACAGAGAGACCTGAAAGGGATTTTTAAGTGTCTGAAGCAAGAGCTGATTGAATTCTCCTTACCATGCATGTGGTGCAACAAAATCATCTGCTATGATTGCCtgaacagctctgctgcctgtgctggggctggcctTGGTTCCTCTCTGTGCTGTGGAAGGCTGATTTGCCATGAGAAAGGGACAACTGTTGCTTCAGCCAGGGGCAGTTTTGGCAGGTGGGACACTGCATGTGTCCAATAACACAGTGCCAGCAGTGGGATCTGCAAAGGGCTGGTCTGGCAGCTGGCCAGTCTTGGTTCCCAACCCTGGCAGGAGACTTCTCAGTATGGCCTGTGTTCTGTCTCTTTTCTCAGCAGTGTGTTGGAAGGTTGTCCTCGCCTCTGGCATCTCTAAGactgcagcagagcccagcattTGGGGGAAGGAGCACAGCACCCCGTGCAGAGGAGTGAGAACCAACGCTGCCCACGGGGCACTCATGCACTGTGTTAATCCATGCACTGTGTTAATCCATGCTCCGTGTCAATCCGTGCTCCATGTCAATCCATGCACTGTGTTAATCCATGCACTGTGTTAATCCATGCTCCGTGTCAATCCGTGCTCCATGTCAATCCATGCACTGTGTTATCCATGCACCATTGAACAGGTTTGGATATGGCCCAACCCTGCCAGCTGCTGTTGTGGCCAAAAAGGCCCAGGATGCTGCAGGGAGGAAAGTAGCCAGGGCGTTGGCAGATGCCAGTATTTAGGTTGGGCTGTTCCTTGCATCCCATGTGTGGCCATGATTTCCAGTCAGCCTTACCAGTGGGCAGGAGGATGCCAGAGTGGAGCAAGGCCAGACTTTTCTGGGACACACCACATTGCAGGGCTGTCCCAgaggcacagcacagctcagctcctcTGCAGGCAGCACCAGGAATTTCAAGGCCGAGGCAACTCTCACAGAGAATCATCAGTGAGAAGGGTAATTTGGCCAAAAGAGCAGGTTTAACAGGTCTATTTATGCAGTAAATATACTTTAGCTCCTTTTATGGCTGTCTCTTGTAGCGTGTCTGTGGCTTGGGAGTGTTGATCTAATTCGACAGTTAAAGGGAATTTAGCTGGTTCAATGGAGACCCCAGGAGGGATTTGCCATGGATTCCCAGTTTCTGGCATAGCAGACACTCACCCCTGTGCTTTCCCGAGCCTCGCAGCGCTGGGAACACCTTacccggctgctgctgcccagggctgggtgggggAACTGGGCTGCGAGGCAAACGCGGCCCCCCAAAGGCCAGGAAAATTGGATGGCCAGCCCGAGGGAGGCCCCCACAGGAACCACGGATGAGGTGAGTGAGTGTCCCTAAACGCCCTGTTCAGCCTGTGGCCGGTCGCAGCTGCGTGTTTCCACTAGATGGTGACAAAAGGCTGTCTGTCCCGAGTGGGAGCCCGCGGGGATACCCGGCTCCCCCAGCTCGCCTCCGTGGGTGCAGCTGAGCGGGACATCCTGCCCTGCCTCCTTCGTCGCTCCCAGGAGATTCCGGGACGAATTTAATACTCGCCGGGTATAAGCAACAGCCAAGTCCAGTCGGAAGACAAAAAGTTTTTTACCTGCGGCTCGTGCAGGCGTCCGCTGCCAAAAACCTGTCAGGGATCTCCAGCAAACACCCAGTGGGTCCTCAGGGAAGGGGGAAGCAAGCTAGAAAAGCAATCAAATGTGTCCTCGagctccccagccccagcctgacACCACCCATTATGTGGTCTGAGCAGCGGCCGATGGGGGTATGGCACGGCAAAGGTgacagcaaaaaagaaaccactaAAAAAGCAAATTTCCTAATCCCAGGTCTCGGTGCTTCTCAAAACCTCTTGAACAGCCCCATGTCCCACTGGCaaatccttttccccttttggtGCCCACCTTACCCCATCATGCTGCTCCTATGCCAGCAGGTGCTACATCTGATGGACGGCaacccagcagggccaggcacGCAGGGCCTGTCctgtctcctcccagctgcaCAACTCCCCAGGCCCTGATTAATGCAGGACAGCAGATGCATTGGGACTGTGTAGTAGTGTCTGTGCCAAAATGAGAGTCCTCAAGGATGATGAGTATGAAGTGGGTGCAGGGCTTGCTGTGCCAAATGGCACTTAATTCAAGTAGCCGCAGACAAGTGCACATCCTGTGCCTTGAAATGAGCAGCTCGGGACACACTGGCCTGCAGGGATGAAAGTCAGCAGTGCCTGGCTGAGTATGGGCTTTCTTCTCTGGGGAGCATCCTTTCTTGGGGTGGGATGCTGCAGGAACTGGCATGGGCCCCTGGAGCCAGGCGTACCCATTGTCACTCTGGCAGATGATGGGTGATAacccagcacatccctgtgccatTTCCTGGGGTTCACGGATAAGGAAGCATACGGGTGGCTCCCACAGGGAATTTTTTATGTGCAGATTTAGTTTCCACATGACCTCCAAGTATTCCTTGTACTGATCATTTCTGGTACAAAAGGGGGTTTCTATTTCCAGAAGGAGCCAATTCCCCTAAGATGTCCCTTCTGGCAGTCCAGTTCCTCTCCCTAGCACCCTTGCCTGGAGTTGGCAGCAGGACCTTTTGGTCTGCCTGCGAGCCCCCAGCAAGCCCACACGGCCACCCAGAGCCTCCCAGCCAGGTGTACTCCCCTCTGGATCTGCTCAGCAGGAGGAAGAAGTGCAGCCCTGGAAAAAAGGATGTGTAAGAAAAAAGTGGGAGCGGAAGAGGACTTGCAGTAGGTGTGACAAAAGACAAACCAGGACTGGGACATGTGGAGCAATTTGGGTGGTGAGAGGAGAGCTTGGGAGCACCCTTCTCTCTCCATTGGAGTAGAGAAACTCTAAGTGGAGAAAATCAGTGAGATGGGAACAGGGGGGCATTTTGAAGCAATGCATGCTAATTGTTTATAACCCAGGGGAAGTCAATCTGGAGAGAAGCTATCCCAATTCAGCAATGCCAGGCCTGCAGCCAGAGCACGTCACAATCCCATGCAACCGCACATCTTCCTACATTGCCCTGCAGCATTTGGGAAGGCTTTCCAGGACCTTTGTGGAGACAGCCCAGAGGGGGAAGCTACTCTTTGCACAGGCATTTCTGTGCATCCTATTCctctcccagagctggggcaatAGGGAATAGGATCCAGACAAGCACTGGGTCTCCAGAGATGACTTTCAAGACATTAAAGTAAAACATCTGTACACTGTTGTGGCTCAGCACATCTGCCCTTTGGTACAGCCCCATGGAGCAGTGAGCTGGGGCTTTGTCTCAGTTTGTTCACATTTTACCTGCTGgaagctccctctgctcccaggccTGTGCTGGGCTATTTCCATTTCACAGCAGCTCCCGGGCTCAAGGCCAGTAGAAGGCAGACGCTCTGCCTggaacaaacccaaaccagaggattttttcctttttttaccttctcaataaaaaaaaattgaatcttTGTTGAGTCCAAACTGGAAAAGCAGGACTTTCTCTCCACTCCCCTGATAAGGTCACAGGTTTGACTACCAAaggggccattcacttaagaatttaactcagtgatccttgtgggtcccttccaactcagaagaTTCTGTGATATCaatgtttatttttgtgtttgtgtctCAGCAAGGGGGTGAGTTCATCCCTGCTTGGGAGTCACATGCACCCATCACTCAGCAAAGGCAGTGAGCAACATGGCATGGTGaacctggggctgccccatgtCCTTATCTCTAGAACCAGAACAGAGCCAAATAACatcagggagagcagagccacacacacacacacacacacacgtgtccCCAGTATAACGTGTCCCAGCCTCTGCCAGGGAGCAAGAGCCAAAACTGCTCTAGGAAACAGGCATCAGTGCCAGTGGAAAGTGCTGGCTGGCTTCTTAAGCTCTGTGGGAAATGTTCTATGGTTCCCCCAGAGAGCTTCTGTCCTGTGTTCTCCCAGCTAAAGTTGCCCACTGGGCCCCATCCATGCAGTTTGCAAAGCTCCTGTCCCAGCTTGTTGCTGTGAGGGAACAGCCACCCCAAGTGCTCTCGTGGTTCCATGGGGAGGTCCAGCCATGGGCTGAGCTTTTTGGAAAGGGTTACTTTGCCTGTGACTGTTGCCTGCAGAGCTGAAGCGACCTGGGCAGGTGTACAGACCACCTGAGAGCCTGGAAGAGGTCAGAGCTTGGGAGTCAGGGAGACTGAGCCCATCCAGATTTCACCATCCATCTGCCCCCCTGCAGCAAGCTCCATCAAAAGGAGGTTAAAAGTAAGAGCTGAAAGTGCTTTTCCAGCCCAGACCACTCTCAGGCTGTTTGTGCCTCatcccagcagcacactgggctGTTTCACTTTCCAGTTCTCACCACAGAAATTCCCACTTGCAGGATGTGAGATGAAACCACTGCTTTGAAACTTCCTACAACCATAGTTAAAAATAAGACtcagagaaataattttccCACTGTTGGTGCCTCAGACCTGAAACCTAGTCCTGAACGACCCCATGGTGTCTCATTTAGCTGGGCAAGCTGTGATCATGATGTCTGCATCCTGGGAGGGAGGCGAGAACATGGTTTCTTGGGGAAAAGTCCTCTCTTTCCCATCCTGTACAAGCCATCAGCTCATCTCTCTGTGTACGAAATGGCAGAGGAAGCTTAAAGCAGACTGAAAATTACACTGAAAATTACACGGCATCTCTCCTGCTCGGTTTTAATTGTAGAGCAAAGAAAGAAGCCCATCGATTCATCCCGCTGGGTAATTAAATGCTTAATGCTATTGACTATAAAGACATTATGGTTCAGCAGCCCAACACTAATGCATTAATAATCGCTTGTATCATGGCAAGGAAGGGGTACGAGCTGCTCCCAAGGAACACGATAGTTATGTGGGGTGGGAGCGCGCAGTGAAAAACCTCAGGGACTGAATTAGTGCCTTGACAACCTGCAGGAGCGAGAGCTTATCCCAGGGAGCGGGGGAACAGGGAAGGGCTAGAAGGACCAtggaggagggggcagcccctaCCCCAGGGAACCCcccctggccatggcagtggAAGGGGAGTCTGGGCTCTGAGCATCAGCACAGCTCTAGGATGTTGTCAGCCGTGGGATAAGGAAGATAAATCTGGGCAGTACAACCCCTTTATAACAAGCCATGGCAAAGGCATGGGAAGGTCTGCCCACCTCCTGCTGGGCTCTATATTCCCGATAATTAGCTGTCTGCTTTAGCATATTTGTTATGCACATGATGTGGAGCACAGGGCACAGTCTATACATTGCCTGGGATTAAGCACATAAAAGTGAGCTGGGTGAGTACTGCTCCAAGCTGGAGAGGCCGATTTGcttgctgggaagagcagagtcAGCCCTCAGAACGTGGTGTGCCAGTGGCTACTGTGCACTTCCCGAGAGGGGTATCACCCAGTGAAGGGTGGAGGCTGCACAGCCTCTCACCTGAAGGGACTTCAGAGCCCAGCACATGGCAGGAATCCCATGTCCCATGGACAGGAGAGATGCTTAAGGGCCG
It contains:
- the NCL gene encoding nucleolin, with the translated sequence MVKITKTPKNQVKQKKMAPPPKKFEESEEEESSDLEESSGEEMIPQKKPQKVAVTPAKKAATPAKKVATPVKKAITPAKKVVATPQPKKAVAPTPKKAAVLTKGAKNGKNAKKEESEDEDDDEDDDEEEEEEEEEDEEDDSDEEEEPPMPVKPAAKKPAAVPAKKPAVVPAKQESEEEDEDEEDDEEDDEEDESEDEAMDTAPVPVKKTTPAKAAPVKAKAAESEDEEDDEEDDDEEDDEEEEDEEDAEEESEDEKPVKEAPGKRKKEMANKSAPEAKKKKTDGPTSAFSIFVGNLVCTKEYDELKTGLREFFGKKNIEVLDVRIGASKRFGYVDFSSAEDLEKALQMNGKKLMGSEIKLEKAKSKETIKENKKERDARTLFLKNLPYRLTEDEIREVFENALEVRIVMNKDGSSKGMAYVEFKTEAEANKALEEKQGTEIEGRAVVIDFTGEKSQQEHQKGGESKTLIVNNLSYAATEETLQEVFKKASSIKVPQNNQGRPKGYAFVDFATAEDAREALNSCNNTEIEGRTIRLEFSSPSWQKGNTNARGGGGGGFNQQSKTLFVRGLSEDTTEETLRESFEGSISARIVTDRDTGSSKGFGFVDFSSAEDAKAAKEAMEDGEIDGNKVILDFAKPKGDFQRGGGFGGRGGRGGGRGGRGGFGGRGGGRGGFGGRGGGFRGGRGGGGDHKPQGKKIKFE